A window from Micromonospora profundi encodes these proteins:
- a CDS encoding amylo-alpha-1,6-glucosidase codes for MPGTVSCLDGSTFIVSDASGDVESSSSAPVGLFTADTRFLSRWVLTVNGERLNALSVDDSKYYEATFFVVPGGAVDYVQADVSAIRRRWIGPDLIESLTIFNYGDEDLDLDVRLEVAADFADIFEIKFDTHDKVGSHYTEIEPTELRLGYRRGTFRREVSVTASEPATFDPQGLRFTSRLRPGEQWSTRLQVVMRALRPDGVDLRDAVRALRPHESTLPESVREWVAQAPTLDTDNVPLQQVYERSLVDLAALRFAPLSLSGAAVPAAGLPWFMTLFGRDSLLTCLQTLAVTPSLTPPTLRILASLQGARTDDVLEEDPGRILHELRYGESAAFEEQPHSPYYGTVDASPLFVVLLDEYEMWSGDRALVIELEQEARAALEWIDTYADLNGTGYIWYERRNRATGLENQCWKDSWDSISFADGRLPGFPRATCETQGYAYDAKIRGARLARTVWGDPDFADRLEREAAALYDRFNRDFWLDDRGYYALALDGDGTPVDSLSSNIGHLLWSGIVPPERAPKVVEHLMGPALFSGWGVRTFAEGQGRYNPLGYHNGTVWPFDNSFIAWGLRRYGFRSEAGRIAEGILSAATYFQGRLPEAFSGFDRCTTRYPVRYPTAGSPQAWSSGASMLLIRTMLGIEPHENHLAVDPALPSAFGRIALLDIPGRWGRVDAFARQRPERSS; via the coding sequence ATCCCGGGCACCGTGTCATGCCTCGACGGCAGCACCTTCATCGTCTCGGACGCCAGCGGTGACGTGGAGTCGTCGTCGAGCGCGCCGGTGGGGCTGTTCACCGCCGACACGCGCTTCCTGTCCCGCTGGGTGCTGACCGTCAATGGGGAACGCCTGAACGCGTTGTCGGTGGACGACAGCAAGTACTACGAGGCCACGTTCTTCGTGGTGCCGGGTGGGGCTGTCGACTACGTGCAGGCCGACGTGTCGGCGATCCGGCGGCGCTGGATCGGCCCGGACCTGATCGAGTCGCTGACGATCTTCAATTACGGCGATGAGGACCTCGACCTGGACGTACGACTTGAGGTGGCTGCCGACTTCGCCGACATCTTCGAGATCAAGTTCGACACGCACGACAAGGTCGGCAGTCACTACACCGAGATCGAGCCGACCGAGTTGCGGCTGGGCTACCGCCGTGGCACGTTCCGCCGCGAGGTTTCGGTGACGGCCAGTGAGCCGGCCACGTTCGACCCGCAGGGGCTGCGGTTCACGTCGCGGCTGCGGCCCGGGGAGCAGTGGTCGACCCGGTTGCAGGTGGTGATGCGGGCGCTCCGCCCGGACGGTGTCGATCTGCGGGACGCCGTGCGGGCGCTCCGACCTCACGAGTCCACACTGCCCGAGAGCGTGCGGGAGTGGGTTGCGCAGGCCCCGACACTGGACACCGACAACGTCCCGCTCCAACAGGTGTACGAGCGCAGCCTCGTGGACCTGGCGGCGCTGCGCTTCGCGCCGCTCTCGCTCAGCGGCGCCGCCGTACCCGCGGCCGGGTTGCCCTGGTTCATGACCCTGTTCGGGCGCGACAGCCTGCTGACCTGTCTTCAGACACTGGCCGTCACGCCGTCGTTGACCCCGCCGACGCTGCGGATCCTCGCCTCGCTACAGGGCGCCCGCACCGACGACGTCCTGGAGGAGGATCCCGGTCGGATCCTGCACGAGTTGCGCTACGGGGAGTCGGCGGCGTTCGAGGAGCAGCCGCACTCCCCCTACTACGGCACCGTGGACGCCTCACCGCTGTTCGTGGTTCTGCTCGACGAGTACGAGATGTGGAGCGGCGACCGGGCTCTGGTGATCGAGTTGGAGCAGGAGGCCCGCGCGGCTCTGGAGTGGATCGACACGTATGCGGACCTGAACGGGACCGGCTACATCTGGTACGAGCGGCGCAACCGTGCCACCGGTTTGGAGAACCAGTGCTGGAAGGACTCCTGGGACAGCATCTCCTTCGCCGACGGGAGGCTGCCGGGTTTCCCGAGGGCGACATGCGAAACCCAGGGGTACGCCTACGACGCCAAGATCCGCGGCGCGCGGCTGGCGCGTACCGTCTGGGGTGATCCTGACTTCGCCGACCGGTTGGAGCGCGAGGCGGCGGCCCTGTACGACCGCTTCAACAGGGACTTCTGGCTCGACGACCGGGGTTACTACGCGCTGGCGCTCGACGGTGACGGGACGCCGGTGGACAGCCTGTCGTCGAACATCGGGCATCTGCTGTGGAGTGGCATCGTGCCGCCGGAGCGCGCTCCGAAGGTGGTCGAGCACCTGATGGGTCCCGCGCTGTTCTCCGGCTGGGGCGTGCGCACCTTCGCCGAGGGGCAGGGCCGCTACAACCCGTTGGGCTACCACAACGGCACTGTGTGGCCGTTCGACAATTCGTTCATCGCGTGGGGCCTGCGCCGGTACGGGTTCCGCAGCGAGGCGGGGCGCATCGCCGAGGGGATCCTGTCGGCAGCGACCTACTTTCAGGGGCGGCTGCCGGAGGCGTTCAGCGGGTTCGACCGTTGCACCACCCGCTACCCGGTCCGGTACCCGACGGCCGGCAGCCCGCAGGCGTGGTCCAGTGGCGCGTCCATGCTGCTCATCCGAACGATGCTCGGCATCGAACCGCACGAGAACCATCTCGCCGTCGATCCGGCGCTGCCGTCGGCGTTCGGCCGGATCGCGCTGCTGGATATCCCGGGCCGTTGGGGCAGGGTGGACGCCTTCGCCCGCCAGCGTCCCGAACGGTCCAGCTG
- a CDS encoding SCP2 sterol-binding domain-containing protein, with protein MSATSAFFERLAATDHDPRFDKVRGSVRFDIRDGDQVQRWLLAIDHGRLRVTRDDGPAGTVIRVSAQVAESMALGQMNGLAAITRGEILVDGDLALALRVGRLFPSQTEVRRGAAAEPTSGTG; from the coding sequence ATGTCGGCGACCAGTGCCTTCTTCGAACGCTTGGCGGCTACCGACCATGATCCACGGTTCGACAAGGTCCGGGGTAGCGTCCGGTTCGACATCCGCGACGGTGACCAGGTGCAGCGGTGGCTGCTGGCCATCGACCACGGCCGTCTGCGGGTGACGCGGGACGACGGCCCCGCCGGGACTGTCATCCGGGTGTCCGCGCAGGTGGCGGAGTCGATGGCGCTGGGCCAGATGAACGGCTTGGCGGCGATCACCCGTGGCGAGATCCTGGTCGACGGTGATCTGGCTCTGGCGTTGCGGGTCGGTCGGCTGTTTCCGTCGCAGACCGAGGTACGGCGAGGTGCCGCCGCCGAGCCGACGAGCGGAACCGGATGA
- a CDS encoding MSCRAMM family protein encodes MSRASVRLIAIASTLALLAVEAIAPPGAHAVPPLPAASATAATTSKTAALGGVRSVVRDARTGAPVPRACAALVPVDLVALTSVMLDEEQSGRHAGCTDEQGNLSVDGVTPGRYRLLVRPSDTARHGSQWVGRHGGTGERERAQVIRVRGGAVTRAPEVRLDPPGTIVGVVTDAATGQPIRGASVLVVPFLPHPKYGENGVLTDEQGRYTMTGLGPYHWPLQFAATGRAIQWSGGVANRLQARPVRVRSDRTVTADQALTAGTVVSGVVLVDELATYAQVVAFNTVTGDLVGVADAGSPYMLRLLPGQRVKLRCDCSYRLPEWHRDAAGFDAATPVRVGRAPVVVDFDLG; translated from the coding sequence ATGAGCCGTGCCTCGGTCCGTCTGATCGCCATCGCCTCCACCCTCGCCCTCCTCGCCGTCGAGGCCATCGCACCGCCCGGCGCCCACGCCGTTCCCCCGCTGCCGGCGGCGTCCGCCACAGCGGCCACGACGTCGAAAACCGCCGCGCTCGGCGGTGTACGGAGCGTGGTCCGGGACGCCCGCACCGGAGCGCCGGTCCCCCGGGCCTGTGCCGCACTCGTTCCCGTCGACCTGGTGGCGCTGACGTCGGTCATGCTCGACGAGGAACAGTCCGGCCGCCACGCCGGCTGCACCGACGAGCAGGGCAATCTGAGCGTCGACGGGGTGACGCCCGGCCGCTACCGCCTCCTGGTGCGGCCGTCCGACACCGCCCGGCACGGCTCGCAGTGGGTGGGGCGACACGGCGGCACCGGCGAGCGGGAGCGCGCCCAGGTGATCCGGGTGCGCGGAGGCGCGGTGACCAGGGCGCCAGAGGTACGCCTCGACCCGCCGGGCACGATCGTCGGCGTGGTGACCGACGCGGCCACCGGCCAGCCGATCCGCGGTGCCAGCGTGCTTGTGGTGCCATTTCTTCCGCACCCCAAGTACGGCGAGAACGGCGTCCTCACCGACGAGCAGGGCCGCTACACAATGACCGGTCTCGGGCCGTACCACTGGCCGTTGCAGTTCGCCGCGACCGGGCGGGCCATCCAGTGGTCCGGCGGCGTGGCCAACCGCCTGCAGGCCCGGCCGGTGCGGGTGCGCAGCGACCGGACGGTGACGGCGGATCAGGCGCTCACCGCCGGGACTGTGGTCAGCGGAGTCGTCCTGGTCGACGAGTTGGCCACCTACGCCCAGGTGGTGGCCTTCAACACGGTCACCGGTGACCTGGTCGGTGTGGCGGACGCCGGTAGCCCGTACATGCTGCGTCTGCTTCCGGGGCAGCGGGTGAAGCTGCGGTGCGACTGCTCGTACCGGCTGCCGGAGTGGCACCGCGACGCCGCCGGCTTCGACGCCGCGACCCCCGTGCGTGTCGGACGGGCACCCGTCGTGGTCGACTTCGACCTGGGCTGA
- a CDS encoding SRPBCC family protein encodes MAEPPPRRRADGGHAERRGPDVDHVDGVRLPELDGAPPKNALPRTLGWLSLALGVGALAEPTPLARLTGVDDSPAAVAVIRAVGARELSHGAALVAGRHPGGWVWTRVLGDAMDLTLLGRALAHRRGERRRRLALTTAVIAGITAVDLAVAVAATRARRARDRMIRISLGVTVNRSPADAYRFWRDLENLPRFMAHLESVRADDLRRSHWIARGPAGRHIEWDAEIIDDQPNRSVAWRSLPGAQVPNAGRVRFLPAPGDRGTEVRVQLAYAPPAGSLGRAVAKLFGEEPEQQVRDDLRRFKQMLEAGEVVRSDGSPNGISVRQQVMQRPAQPLPDTRR; translated from the coding sequence GTGGCGGAACCACCGCCGCGCCGCCGCGCCGACGGCGGGCACGCCGAGCGGAGAGGACCGGACGTGGACCATGTCGACGGGGTACGCCTACCGGAGCTGGACGGGGCCCCACCGAAGAATGCCCTGCCGCGTACCCTCGGCTGGCTGAGCCTCGCCCTCGGCGTCGGCGCGCTGGCCGAACCCACGCCGCTTGCCCGCCTCACCGGGGTCGACGACTCCCCGGCGGCGGTGGCGGTCATCCGGGCCGTCGGCGCGCGGGAACTCTCGCACGGCGCGGCCCTCGTCGCCGGCCGCCACCCCGGCGGCTGGGTGTGGACCCGGGTGCTCGGCGACGCCATGGACCTCACGCTGCTCGGCCGGGCACTGGCGCACCGACGCGGCGAGCGACGCAGGCGGCTCGCGCTGACCACCGCCGTGATCGCCGGCATCACCGCCGTCGACCTCGCCGTCGCCGTCGCCGCGACACGTGCCCGCCGCGCCCGCGACCGCATGATCCGGATCAGTCTCGGCGTCACCGTCAACCGCTCGCCCGCCGACGCGTACCGCTTCTGGCGCGACCTGGAGAACCTGCCCCGCTTCATGGCCCACCTCGAGTCCGTGCGGGCCGACGACCTGCGCCGCTCGCACTGGATCGCCCGCGGGCCCGCCGGCCGGCACATCGAGTGGGACGCCGAAATCATCGACGACCAGCCGAACAGGTCCGTGGCCTGGCGGTCGCTGCCCGGCGCCCAGGTGCCCAACGCCGGTCGCGTCCGCTTCCTGCCCGCGCCGGGCGACAGGGGCACCGAGGTACGCGTGCAACTCGCCTACGCGCCTCCCGCCGGGTCGCTGGGTCGGGCCGTGGCGAAGCTGTTCGGCGAGGAACCCGAGCAGCAGGTCCGCGACGACCTACGCCGGTTCAAGCAGATGCTGGAGGCGGGCGAGGTGGTCCGCTCCGACGGCAGCCCCAACGGCATCTCCGTGCGCCAACAGGTCATGCAGCGCCCGGCCCAACCGCTGCCCGACACCCGCCGCTGA
- a CDS encoding zinc-dependent alcohol dehydrogenase: MKATAWMGTDHVKVIDVPDPKLMNARDAIVKISTTAICGSDLHLYHGYIPAMRKGDILGHEFMGEVVEVGPQVRNLKPGDRVVVPFPIACGHCSSCQRGLYSVCENSNPNAGIAEKVMGHSPAGIFGYSHLLGGYAGGQAEYARVPFADIGPLKVPDEIPDDQAVTLADVFPTGYMGAEMCDIKPGQVIAVWGAGPVGLLAAASARLLGAERVIVIDRFPYRLRLAEQHAGAETINYEHTDVLDTLNELTAGRGPDACIDAVGLEGHHGNAAIYAYDRAKQATRTETERPFALREAILACRSGGVVSVIGAYGGVVDKFPMGAFMNRSLTMRTGQCHVQRYTRPLLERIQRGEIDPSFVVSHRMPLRDAPKGYKIFQKKQDECTKVLLKV, from the coding sequence ATGAAGGCCACCGCCTGGATGGGCACCGACCACGTCAAGGTGATCGACGTACCCGACCCGAAGTTGATGAACGCCCGCGACGCGATCGTGAAGATCAGTACCACCGCGATCTGCGGGTCCGACCTGCACCTCTACCACGGCTACATACCGGCGATGCGCAAGGGCGACATCCTCGGACACGAGTTCATGGGCGAGGTCGTCGAGGTCGGGCCGCAGGTGCGCAACCTCAAACCGGGCGACCGCGTCGTGGTGCCCTTCCCCATCGCCTGCGGACACTGCTCGTCCTGCCAACGTGGCCTCTACTCGGTCTGCGAGAACTCCAACCCCAACGCCGGCATAGCCGAGAAGGTCATGGGCCACTCGCCGGCCGGCATCTTCGGCTATTCCCACCTGCTCGGCGGGTACGCAGGCGGCCAGGCCGAGTACGCCCGGGTGCCGTTCGCCGACATCGGCCCGCTCAAAGTGCCCGACGAGATCCCCGACGACCAGGCGGTGACGCTCGCCGACGTGTTCCCGACCGGCTACATGGGCGCCGAGATGTGCGACATCAAACCCGGGCAGGTCATCGCCGTCTGGGGCGCCGGGCCGGTGGGACTCCTCGCCGCGGCCAGCGCCCGCCTCCTCGGCGCCGAACGAGTGATCGTCATCGACCGCTTCCCGTACCGGCTGCGCCTCGCCGAACAGCACGCCGGCGCCGAAACGATCAACTACGAGCACACCGACGTGCTCGACACCCTCAACGAGCTGACCGCCGGCCGGGGACCCGATGCGTGCATCGACGCCGTCGGACTGGAAGGCCACCACGGAAACGCCGCGATCTACGCGTACGACAGGGCCAAGCAGGCCACCCGTACCGAGACGGAACGCCCGTTCGCACTGCGCGAGGCGATCCTCGCATGCCGCTCCGGCGGAGTGGTATCGGTCATCGGCGCCTACGGTGGCGTCGTCGACAAGTTCCCGATGGGCGCGTTCATGAACCGCTCGCTGACCATGCGTACCGGCCAGTGCCACGTCCAGCGCTACACCCGTCCGCTGCTGGAACGCATCCAGCGAGGCGAGATCGATCCGAGCTTCGTCGTCAGCCACCGCATGCCGCTGCGCGACGCCCCGAAGGGCTACAAGATCTTCCAAAAGAAGCAAGACGAGTGTACGAAGGTGCTGCTCAAAGTCTGA
- a CDS encoding glutamate--cysteine ligase, whose protein sequence is MGEDVGVRTFSREDRARYREKVRNCLDVFAEMLRESRFDIDRPMSGLEIELNLVDEASDPAMRNADVLAAIADPHFQTELGQFNIEINVPPRRLTGTGTAGFEEHVRASLNAAEEKARAIGAHMVMIGILPTLRPEHLTADTLSANPRYKLLNEQIFAARGEDLPISISGVERLSVTADTITPEAACTSTQFHLQVSPAQFADYWNAAQAIAGIQVALGANSPLLFGRELWRETRIPLFQQATDTRPEEIKAQGVRPRVWFGERWITTVFDLFEENVRYFPALLPVCDAQDPAQTLAAGEVPNLAELRLHNGTIYRWNRPVYDVSRGRPHLRVENRVLPAGPTVLDTIANGAFYFGLVRALAESDRPLWSQMSFSAAEENFNSCARYGIDAQVFWPGLGYLPVTELVLRRLLPLAHHGLDRWGLDPEERDRLLNIIEQRCLTGRNGASWQVETLHRLESADHLDRPEALREVVRHYVTLMHSNRPVHEWPIP, encoded by the coding sequence ATGGGCGAAGATGTCGGCGTACGCACCTTCAGTCGGGAGGACCGGGCCCGCTACCGCGAGAAGGTCCGCAACTGCCTCGACGTCTTCGCCGAGATGCTGCGCGAGTCGCGGTTCGACATCGACCGGCCCATGTCGGGGCTGGAGATCGAGCTGAACCTCGTCGACGAGGCCTCGGACCCGGCGATGCGCAACGCCGACGTGTTGGCGGCCATCGCCGACCCGCACTTCCAGACGGAGCTGGGCCAGTTCAACATCGAGATCAACGTGCCGCCGCGTCGGCTGACCGGCACCGGCACCGCCGGTTTCGAGGAGCACGTGCGGGCCAGCCTCAACGCCGCGGAGGAGAAGGCCCGGGCCATCGGCGCGCACATGGTCATGATCGGCATTCTGCCGACGTTGCGGCCCGAACACCTGACCGCCGACACCCTCTCGGCGAATCCTCGCTACAAGCTGCTCAACGAGCAGATCTTCGCCGCCCGTGGCGAGGACCTGCCCATCTCCATCAGCGGGGTGGAGCGGTTGTCGGTCACCGCCGACACGATCACCCCGGAGGCGGCCTGCACCAGCACACAGTTCCACCTCCAGGTCAGCCCGGCGCAGTTCGCCGACTACTGGAACGCCGCGCAGGCAATCGCCGGCATCCAGGTGGCGTTGGGCGCGAACTCGCCGCTGCTGTTCGGTCGGGAGCTGTGGCGCGAGACCCGCATCCCGCTGTTCCAGCAGGCCACCGACACACGGCCGGAGGAGATCAAAGCCCAGGGGGTACGACCCCGGGTCTGGTTCGGCGAACGCTGGATCACCACTGTCTTCGACCTGTTCGAGGAGAACGTGCGCTACTTCCCGGCGCTGCTGCCGGTCTGCGACGCTCAGGATCCGGCGCAGACCCTCGCGGCCGGCGAGGTGCCCAACCTGGCCGAGCTGCGGCTGCACAACGGCACGATCTACCGCTGGAACCGCCCCGTGTACGACGTGTCGCGTGGCCGCCCGCACCTGCGTGTGGAGAACCGGGTGCTGCCCGCCGGCCCCACAGTGCTGGACACGATCGCCAACGGCGCCTTCTACTTCGGACTGGTCCGCGCCCTGGCTGAATCGGACCGGCCGCTGTGGTCGCAGATGTCGTTCAGCGCCGCCGAGGAGAACTTCAACAGCTGCGCCCGGTACGGCATCGACGCCCAGGTCTTCTGGCCGGGCCTCGGCTACCTTCCGGTCACCGAACTGGTGCTGCGCCGACTGCTGCCGTTGGCGCACCACGGCCTGGACCGCTGGGGCCTCGACCCGGAAGAGCGCGACCGGCTGCTGAACATCATCGAGCAGCGCTGCCTCACCGGCCGCAACGGCGCGAGCTGGCAGGTGGAGACACTGCACCGACTGGAGTCCGCTGACCATCTGGACCGGCCGGAGGCGCTACGCGAGGTGGTCCGGCACTACGTGACGCTGATGCACAGCAACCGCCCGGTCCATGAGTGGCCAATCCCCTAA
- a CDS encoding DUF3817 domain-containing protein: MRKKVTRLFVAAAIAEACSWLALLVGMAVKYGPPDNELGVKIFGPIHGGLFVAYGLLVLAMARLHRWSIPATVVALACAVPPFATIVFERWAQRRGMLGSADRSTREPTPVG, encoded by the coding sequence ATGCGCAAAAAGGTGACCCGGCTGTTCGTCGCGGCGGCGATCGCCGAGGCCTGTTCCTGGCTGGCCCTGCTGGTCGGTATGGCTGTCAAGTACGGCCCGCCGGACAACGAGCTGGGCGTGAAGATCTTCGGCCCGATCCACGGCGGCCTCTTCGTCGCGTACGGCCTGCTTGTCCTCGCCATGGCCCGCCTGCACCGGTGGAGCATCCCGGCTACCGTCGTGGCACTTGCCTGCGCCGTGCCGCCGTTCGCGACGATCGTCTTCGAGCGCTGGGCGCAGCGCCGGGGCATGCTCGGCAGCGCCGACCGATCCACCCGCGAGCCCACCCCGGTCGGCTGA
- a CDS encoding baeRF2 domain-containing protein, which yields MQLSFLRPLYDRPGPWCSVYLDASADTEDAHPALDLRWRALERSLAEQGADEASIAALDRVIRGHDPMVGDYGLAVFASHGRVVLSEYLSAPPLRDLANFGPLPHVMPLLAQRGEQVAWVRVLADRTGADAIAISAGGVPRRAHVSGRDSFPLRRVQPGGWSQSHHQRAAMEAWHHNAGDVTAATVELAEKVGAEVVVVAGDVRATGMIAAQMPERWQDAMVRTDAGSRAGGADQTLLDDLTVQTIAEVADQRITAALDRFGVQEDVGAGLDAVVSALQRNQVDTMLIVDDPSANGELWIGSEPTEIAVDRGQLAAMSVDDPQRVRADAALVRALVGTDAALTVLGPDEAPDLTDGVGAVLRYVDASTPGRGNG from the coding sequence ATGCAGCTGTCCTTCCTGCGCCCGCTCTACGACCGACCCGGGCCGTGGTGCTCGGTGTACCTGGACGCCTCCGCCGACACGGAGGACGCCCATCCCGCGCTGGACCTGCGCTGGCGTGCTCTCGAACGCAGCCTTGCCGAACAGGGCGCCGACGAGGCGAGCATCGCCGCGCTGGACCGGGTGATCCGGGGTCACGACCCGATGGTCGGGGACTACGGCCTCGCGGTCTTCGCCAGCCACGGCCGGGTGGTGCTCTCCGAGTACCTCTCCGCGCCGCCGCTGCGCGACCTGGCGAACTTCGGGCCGTTGCCGCACGTGATGCCGCTGCTCGCGCAGCGCGGCGAGCAGGTGGCCTGGGTACGGGTCCTGGCCGATCGCACCGGCGCCGACGCGATAGCGATCAGCGCCGGAGGGGTGCCCCGACGGGCGCACGTCTCCGGGCGGGACAGCTTCCCGCTGCGCCGCGTGCAGCCTGGCGGCTGGTCCCAGTCGCACCACCAGAGGGCCGCCATGGAGGCGTGGCACCACAACGCTGGCGACGTCACGGCGGCGACAGTCGAACTCGCCGAGAAGGTCGGCGCGGAGGTGGTGGTCGTCGCCGGTGACGTCCGCGCCACCGGGATGATCGCCGCCCAGATGCCTGAGCGCTGGCAGGACGCGATGGTGCGTACCGATGCCGGCTCGCGGGCCGGCGGGGCGGACCAGACGCTGCTGGACGACCTCACGGTGCAGACCATCGCCGAGGTCGCCGACCAGCGGATCACCGCCGCGCTGGACCGGTTCGGCGTGCAGGAGGACGTCGGCGCCGGCCTCGACGCCGTCGTCTCGGCCCTGCAACGCAACCAGGTCGACACGATGCTCATCGTGGACGACCCGTCGGCAAACGGTGAGCTGTGGATCGGCTCCGAGCCGACCGAGATCGCCGTCGACAGGGGCCAGCTCGCCGCCATGAGCGTGGACGACCCGCAGCGGGTACGCGCCGACGCGGCGCTGGTGCGGGCGCTTGTCGGCACCGACGCGGCGTTGACCGTGCTGGGCCCGGACGAGGCGCCCGACCTGACCGACGGCGTCGGCGCGGTCCTGCGGTACGTCGACGCGAGCACGCCGGGGCGGGGCAATGGCTGA
- a CDS encoding thiamine pyrophosphate-binding protein, whose product MAERLVADLLVERLRAWRVPRVFGYPGAAIAPLVDALDNSGGDPAFVPARHEETASFMATGHAKFTGGIGVCLATQGPSAVQLLNGLYDAKLDSKPVVAIVGEDITGPLGGAHQQIGLSRLFGDVCNQFVRYARSPEAVASLLDQAFRTAAATRSPTCVVLPRHLQEAVVPKLQSLGAGVITATPGEPLARVLPHEVDLDAAAQVLGSGQRTAILVGQGGRGAAEEIIELADRLGAGVATSLLGKPVLDERLPFHAGVLGEVGTPAAAELMGGCDTLLLVGTNDPWTDYFPMPDQVRAVQIDIDGTRIGSRYPADVPLVGDAAETLRALLARVQGQPNQQWRATVQSAVDRWRADAADRAAQPAEPINPQLVLQELSNRIPHVGSVAVDVGSVLFWYARHLVLPPGVNAQLCGTLGSMGCALPYAVAAKLATPDKPVIALVGDGAMQLNGLAELITVSHHWQKWADPRLVVLVLNNRDQSGMGGGRPASPDTTTRRPDVPYAGWARLLGLHGVRVDRPELVGAAWDEALAADRPCVLEAVVDPAVALAPPEPAFADLRGLYAEGEPARRIREQVEQAVAVQDVV is encoded by the coding sequence ATGGCTGAGCGCCTTGTCGCCGACCTCCTTGTGGAGCGACTGCGCGCCTGGCGGGTGCCACGGGTGTTCGGCTATCCCGGCGCGGCGATAGCCCCGCTCGTCGACGCGCTCGACAACTCCGGCGGCGACCCGGCGTTCGTCCCGGCCCGGCACGAGGAGACGGCCTCGTTCATGGCCACCGGGCACGCCAAGTTCACCGGCGGCATCGGGGTCTGCCTGGCCACCCAGGGGCCGAGCGCTGTGCAGCTGCTCAACGGCCTGTACGACGCCAAGCTGGACAGCAAGCCGGTGGTGGCGATCGTCGGTGAGGACATCACCGGTCCGCTCGGCGGCGCGCACCAGCAGATCGGGTTGAGTCGACTGTTCGGTGACGTGTGCAACCAGTTCGTGCGGTACGCCCGCAGCCCGGAGGCTGTGGCGTCCCTGCTGGACCAGGCGTTCCGTACGGCGGCGGCGACCCGCAGCCCCACCTGTGTGGTGCTGCCCCGGCATCTGCAGGAGGCGGTGGTGCCCAAGCTGCAGTCGCTGGGCGCCGGCGTGATCACCGCGACGCCGGGGGAGCCGCTGGCCCGGGTGCTGCCGCACGAGGTGGACCTGGACGCCGCCGCGCAGGTGCTGGGCAGCGGTCAGCGCACAGCGATCCTTGTGGGTCAGGGTGGCCGGGGCGCGGCAGAGGAGATCATCGAGCTGGCCGACCGGCTGGGCGCGGGTGTGGCCACGTCGCTGCTGGGCAAGCCGGTCCTCGACGAGCGTCTGCCCTTCCACGCCGGGGTGCTCGGTGAGGTCGGCACCCCGGCCGCGGCGGAGCTGATGGGTGGCTGCGACACGCTGCTGCTCGTCGGCACGAACGACCCGTGGACCGACTACTTCCCGATGCCCGACCAGGTCCGCGCCGTGCAGATCGACATCGACGGCACCCGGATCGGCAGCCGCTATCCGGCGGATGTGCCGCTGGTCGGCGACGCCGCCGAGACGTTGCGCGCGCTGCTGGCCCGGGTACAGGGCCAGCCGAACCAGCAGTGGCGAGCGACGGTGCAGAGCGCTGTCGACAGATGGCGGGCCGATGCCGCCGACCGGGCCGCCCAGCCCGCCGAACCGATCAATCCGCAACTGGTGCTCCAGGAGCTGTCCAACCGGATCCCGCACGTCGGGTCGGTCGCTGTCGACGTCGGGTCGGTCCTGTTCTGGTACGCCCGGCACCTCGTCCTGCCGCCGGGGGTGAACGCGCAGTTGTGCGGCACGCTCGGCTCGATGGGCTGCGCCCTGCCGTACGCGGTGGCCGCCAAACTCGCCACGCCCGACAAGCCCGTCATCGCGCTTGTGGGTGACGGCGCCATGCAGCTCAACGGCCTCGCCGAGCTGATCACGGTGTCACACCACTGGCAGAAGTGGGCCGATCCACGGCTTGTGGTGCTGGTGCTCAACAACCGTGACCAGTCAGGCATGGGCGGTGGTCGACCGGCGTCACCCGACACGACGACCCGCCGCCCCGACGTGCCGTACGCCGGATGGGCCCGGCTGTTGGGGTTGCACGGCGTGCGGGTGGACCGACCGGAGTTGGTCGGCGCGGCCTGGGACGAGGCGTTGGCCGCGGACCGTCCGTGCGTACTCGAAGCGGTGGTCGACCCCGCTGTGGCGCTGGCCCCGCCGGAGCCGGCCTTCGCCGACCTGCGTGGCCTGTACGCCGAGGGGGAGCCGGCCCGGCGGATACGCGAGCAGGTGGAGCAGGCTGTGGCCGTGCAGGATGTCGTTTAG